DNA from Longimicrobium sp.:
GAAGCGCGAGGGGTACGTGGAGGGTGCGCACGAGTGGGTCCCCGGCTTCACCCCGGCGGCCGGATGACGCGCCTCGTGCAGCTCGGCGGCGCGCTTCCCGTCGTCGCCGAGAACGCCATCCCCGAGCACGGGCCGATGACCGACGGCTTCGGCCGCCGCATCGAGTACCTGCGCATCTCGGTGACCGACAAGTGCAACCTCCGCTGCGTCTACTGCATGCCGGAGGAAGGCCTCCCCTGGCTGCGCCGCGAGGAGCTCCTCTCGTACGAGGAGATCGGCGAGGTCGTGCGAACGATGGCGGGTCTGGGGCTGCGCCGCGTGCGCATCACCGGGGGCGAGCCGCTCGTGCGCCGCGACCTCCCGTCGCTGGTGCGCATCCTCCGTGCGATTCCCGGCATCGAGGACATCGCCCTCTCCACCAACGCCGTTCTGCTGGGCGAGCACGCGGATGCGCTGCGCTCCGCGGGCCTGGACCGCGTCAACGTCTCGCTCGACTCGCTGCTCCCCGAGCGCATCGACGCCATCTCGCGGCGTGCGGGCTCCGCGCAGGCGATCCTGAATGGGCTGGAGGCGGCGGAGCGCGCGGGGTTCTTCCCCATCAAGGTCAACTGCGTGGTGATGCGCGGCCGCAACGATGACGAGGTGGAGGCGTTCGCCGCCATCACGCGCGAGCGGCCCTGGCACGTGCGCTTCATCGAGGTGATGCCGACCGGCGACAACCTGGGCGTGTCGCAGGACGAGTACGTGTCGTCGGAGGAGACCCTCGGGCGCATCGCCCGCATCGGCGACCTGCGGCCGGTTGCGGGGCCGCGCGGCAACGGGCCGGCGAAGTATTACGCGTTCGACGGCGCGGCGGGGACGGTGGGCGTCATCACGCCCATGAGCCACAACTACTGCGGCACCTGCAACCGCATGCGCCTCACGGCCGATGGCCAGCTCCGGCCGTGCCTCTTCGGCGATCTCCACACCGCCCTGCGCGATCCTCTCCGCCGAGGCGAGC
Protein-coding regions in this window:
- the moaA gene encoding GTP 3',8-cyclase MoaA, producing the protein MTRLVQLGGALPVVAENAIPEHGPMTDGFGRRIEYLRISVTDKCNLRCVYCMPEEGLPWLRREELLSYEEIGEVVRTMAGLGLRRVRITGGEPLVRRDLPSLVRILRAIPGIEDIALSTNAVLLGEHADALRSAGLDRVNVSLDSLLPERIDAISRRAGSAQAILNGLEAAERAGFFPIKVNCVVMRGRNDDEVEAFAAITRERPWHVRFIEVMPTGDNLGVSQDEYVSSEETLGRIARIGDLRPVAGPRGNGPAKYYAFDGAAGTVGVITPMSHNYCGTCNRMRLTADGQLRPCLFGDLHTALRDPLRRGEPLEPLIRHTLRIKPERHWLVQGSDEGSGGLRALSQVGG